A part of Dehalogenimonas sp. W genomic DNA contains:
- a CDS encoding peptidylprolyl isomerase produces MSSEQTPKRWSSPPEMKIDPAKKYRAEIETSLGSFTLELLAGESPKTVNNFVFLAGEGFYDGVIFHRIIKTFMIQTGDPTGTGAGGPGYRFADELPVKHSYDPGIVAMANAGPNTNGSQFFVCTGADSRGLNGAPNYTQFGKVIAGMDVIEKLAAVQVARSPHGEMSSPVDPPVIKGIKVTES; encoded by the coding sequence ATGAGTTCAGAACAGACCCCCAAACGCTGGAGCAGCCCGCCGGAGATGAAAATTGACCCGGCTAAGAAATATCGTGCAGAGATAGAAACCAGCCTCGGCAGTTTCACTCTTGAACTGCTGGCCGGCGAAAGCCCCAAGACGGTCAATAACTTCGTTTTTCTGGCCGGTGAAGGCTTCTACGACGGTGTCATCTTCCATCGCATTATCAAGACTTTCATGATCCAGACAGGCGACCCCACCGGCACCGGCGCCGGCGGCCCCGGCTATCGTTTTGCCGACGAACTGCCGGTGAAACACTCCTATGATCCTGGCATCGTCGCCATGGCCAACGCCGGCCCCAACACCAACGGCAGCCAGTTCTTCGTCTGCACCGGCGCTGACTCCCGCGGCCTTAACGGCGCGCCCAACTACACCCAGTTCGGCAAGGTGATTGCCGGCATGGACGTCATTGAGAAGCTGGCCGCCGTCCAGGTCGCCCGCTCTCCCCACGGTGAAATGTCCAGCCCGGTTGACCCGCCGGTCATTAAAGGGATTAAGGTCACCGAAAGCTAA
- a CDS encoding glutaredoxin domain-containing protein, with protein sequence MSEKEIIMYGTTWCPDCHRAKRVFEAKGVAYKWIDLAEDQNAAAEVERLNKGCRSVPTIVFPDGTILVEPANAELEARLAT encoded by the coding sequence ATGTCTGAAAAAGAAATCATCATGTACGGTACCACCTGGTGCCCCGACTGCCACCGGGCCAAGCGGGTTTTTGAGGCCAAAGGCGTTGCCTACAAGTGGATAGACCTGGCCGAGGATCAGAACGCCGCCGCTGAAGTGGAGCGCCTCAACAAGGGGTGCCGCAGCGTCCCCACCATCGTCTTCCCGGACGGCACCATCCTGGTGGAACCGGCCAATGCCGAGCTGGAAGCCAGGCTGGCCACATAA
- a CDS encoding peptidylprolyl isomerase encodes MKLLKTFLLVLPILAILTAAGCSSTPKQQYAVIETNLGTIKIEFFTEDAPNTVQNFIDLAEDGFYDGIIFHRIMEPFMIQTGDPQGTGAGGPGYTFADELPVKRSYDPGIVAMANRGPDTNGSQFFICTGANALSLNQNPAYTQFGKVVEGMDVVAKIAAVPVTLSASGELSKPIDPPYMISVTITSD; translated from the coding sequence ATGAAACTTTTAAAAACCTTTCTGTTAGTCCTGCCGATACTGGCTATCCTGACTGCCGCCGGCTGTAGTTCAACCCCGAAACAACAATACGCCGTCATTGAAACCAATCTGGGCACCATCAAGATTGAGTTTTTTACTGAAGATGCCCCCAATACCGTCCAGAACTTCATTGACCTGGCCGAAGACGGTTTTTATGACGGTATCATCTTCCACCGCATCATGGAACCCTTTATGATTCAAACCGGCGACCCCCAGGGCACCGGCGCCGGCGGCCCCGGCTACACCTTCGCCGATGAACTGCCGGTCAAACGGTCTTATGATCCCGGCATCGTCGCCATGGCTAACCGCGGCCCCGACACCAACGGCAGCCAGTTTTTTATCTGCACCGGTGCCAATGCACTGAGTTTAAACCAGAATCCGGCCTACACCCAGTTCGGCAAGGTGGTTGAGGGTATGGACGTGGTGGCGAAAATCGCCGCTGTGCCGGTGACGCTTTCGGCTTCCGGCGAACTTTCCAAACCCATTGACCCTCCCTATATGATCAGCGTCACCATCACTTCCGATTAA
- a CDS encoding DUF1540 domain-containing protein, with amino-acid sequence MLQSSMSSVSQCNMGVCAYNDQGICHTATINVGPHAECHTYLHGSSKGGFQDLKSGVGACAASNCKFNASLECQAPAIDVTCFNNFSADCSTFECK; translated from the coding sequence ATGCTTCAGAGTTCCATGAGTTCCGTGTCCCAGTGCAACATGGGGGTATGCGCCTACAACGACCAGGGAATATGCCACACCGCCACGATTAATGTCGGACCGCACGCCGAGTGCCATACGTATCTGCACGGTTCCAGCAAGGGTGGATTCCAGGATCTGAAAAGCGGTGTTGGGGCTTGCGCCGCATCCAATTGTAAATTCAACGCCAGCCTGGAATGCCAGGCACCGGCCATTGATGTCACCTGCTTCAACAATTTTTCGGCGGATTGCAGCACTTTTGAGTGCAAGTGA
- a CDS encoding biotin transporter BioY has translation MELLAQFEQLKYDVFRRRQALSVPAKIALVIGFAALTGLLAQVKFSLLPFTPVPVTMQTFAVLLAGVTLGRWWGGGAMALYVGLGIVGVPWFTGGVAGFGSTFGYLIGFILAALVIGHITDKYVISRTVPRMFGLMALASVLLIYIPGVIWLYLWLGFIGQTPTLASVIAMGVAPFLAGDLIKTAAAAAVARVITPGRDYLS, from the coding sequence ATGGAACTGTTAGCTCAATTTGAACAGCTGAAATATGACGTATTCCGCCGCCGACAGGCGTTGTCTGTCCCGGCTAAAATCGCCCTGGTTATCGGCTTTGCCGCTTTAACCGGTCTGCTGGCACAGGTTAAGTTTTCGCTCCTGCCGTTTACCCCGGTTCCCGTTACCATGCAGACCTTCGCCGTGCTGCTGGCCGGCGTTACGCTGGGGCGTTGGTGGGGCGGCGGGGCCATGGCTTTATATGTCGGGCTGGGTATTGTCGGCGTTCCCTGGTTCACCGGCGGTGTCGCCGGTTTCGGCTCCACCTTCGGTTATCTCATCGGTTTTATCCTGGCCGCCCTGGTTATCGGCCACATTACTGACAAATATGTTATTTCCCGGACCGTACCCCGGATGTTCGGCCTGATGGCCCTGGCATCGGTCCTGCTCATTTATATCCCCGGCGTTATCTGGCTGTACCTCTGGCTCGGCTTCATCGGTCAGACGCCCACCCTGGCCTCGGTTATCGCCATGGGTGTCGCGCCCTTCCTGGCCGGTGACCTGATCAAGACTGCGGCCGCAGCCGCGGTGGCCCGGGTTATTACTCCCGGCCGGGATTATCTCAGCTAA
- a CDS encoding 4Fe-4S binding protein, with product MCQFCHQHGEGQKWYLKAANYSEELLNDVKRRRYIEHFFRHPEGLTNGAANLNKIQDMPAIVRNMVTPVLTGRQKKHHFGQVLPLEDVSEVLAMTTSVVRLTCICRHAIGKKEARYCYGLSLSPGGGRIKEILNELDDTFLHGPDTAGLEVLTPAEALLDMQKHDEDGLCHTIWTFQTPFIGGICNCDRADCMALNVSLNLQTPVLFRAEYVAEIDETACSGCRNCFSVCHFGALEYSHTSAAAQINPRQCYGCGVCRAACPTGAITLRARSASTVANLW from the coding sequence ATGTGTCAATTCTGTCACCAGCACGGTGAAGGCCAAAAATGGTACCTGAAAGCCGCCAATTACTCCGAAGAACTGCTGAACGACGTCAAACGCCGCCGGTACATTGAGCATTTCTTCCGCCATCCGGAAGGACTGACCAACGGCGCGGCTAACCTGAACAAAATCCAGGACATGCCAGCCATTGTCCGCAATATGGTCACCCCGGTGCTCACCGGCCGTCAGAAAAAACACCATTTCGGCCAGGTACTGCCGCTGGAGGACGTCAGCGAAGTCCTGGCCATGACCACCTCGGTGGTGCGTCTGACCTGCATCTGCCGTCATGCCATCGGTAAAAAAGAGGCCCGCTACTGCTACGGCCTGAGTCTGTCCCCCGGCGGCGGCCGTATCAAGGAAATCCTGAACGAACTTGACGATACCTTTCTTCACGGGCCGGATACCGCCGGGTTGGAGGTGCTCACGCCTGCCGAAGCCCTGCTGGATATGCAAAAACACGACGAAGACGGCTTATGCCACACTATCTGGACTTTTCAGACGCCGTTTATCGGCGGCATCTGCAACTGCGACCGGGCCGATTGCATGGCGCTGAACGTCAGCCTTAATCTGCAAACGCCGGTGTTGTTCCGGGCGGAATATGTCGCTGAGATTGATGAAACGGCCTGTTCCGGGTGCCGCAACTGCTTCAGCGTCTGCCATTTCGGCGCCCTGGAGTACAGTCATACCTCAGCCGCCGCCCAAATCAACCCCCGCCAGTGCTACGGGTGCGGCGTTTGTCGCGCCGCCTGCCCTACCGGGGCCATTACCCTGCGGGCCCGCAGTGCCTCAACCGTCGCCAACCTGTGGTAG
- the ribD gene encoding bifunctional diaminohydroxyphosphoribosylaminopyrimidine deaminase/5-amino-6-(5-phosphoribosylamino)uracil reductase RibD, whose product MDYMEQALKLAGLAVGEVSPNPAVGAVIVKNDEIIGQGYTQPPGQDHAEIVALKQAGAAANGAVMYVTLEPCAHQGRTPPCTDAIITAGIKEVHFATLDDNPVVFGKGKAALVSAGIEVHVGQHREAAREINEAYFKYINTGLPFVTAKFAMSLDGKIATCTGDSKWISNDESRAYSHSLRHDADAIMAGVGTVIADDPKLTARCCAGRGGTSHKQPLRVVIDSVGRTPPEACLFGEPGRTIIAFGTQIPEDQRQSYIKAGAELVELPDGHNRVDLPALLQHLGQQQVTSILVEGGSAVLGSMFDAGLVDKVIVFIAPVIIGGAQALTPVGGIGAETLAKAWRLEKTRTSHFNGDTAITGYVLKE is encoded by the coding sequence ATGGACTACATGGAACAGGCGCTGAAACTGGCCGGGCTGGCTGTTGGTGAAGTCAGTCCCAATCCCGCGGTCGGTGCCGTTATCGTCAAGAATGACGAGATTATCGGCCAGGGCTACACCCAGCCGCCAGGGCAGGACCACGCAGAAATTGTCGCCCTGAAACAGGCCGGCGCTGCAGCCAACGGCGCCGTCATGTACGTCACTCTGGAGCCCTGCGCTCATCAGGGGCGGACGCCGCCCTGCACCGACGCCATCATCACCGCCGGCATTAAAGAAGTCCATTTCGCCACCCTTGACGACAATCCGGTGGTTTTCGGCAAGGGCAAGGCTGCGCTGGTCTCGGCCGGCATTGAAGTCCACGTCGGCCAGCACCGCGAGGCCGCCCGCGAAATCAACGAAGCCTATTTTAAATATATCAATACCGGTCTGCCCTTTGTGACCGCCAAATTCGCCATGAGCCTAGACGGCAAAATCGCCACCTGTACCGGCGATTCCAAGTGGATTTCCAACGATGAATCCCGGGCTTACTCCCATTCGCTGCGCCATGATGCTGATGCCATCATGGCCGGTGTCGGCACCGTCATCGCTGATGATCCCAAGCTGACCGCCCGCTGCTGCGCCGGTCGCGGTGGGACCTCTCATAAACAACCCCTGCGGGTAGTAATTGATTCCGTGGGCCGCACTCCGCCGGAGGCCTGTCTTTTCGGCGAACCCGGCCGCACTATCATCGCCTTCGGGACCCAAATTCCGGAAGACCAGCGCCAGAGCTACATCAAAGCCGGTGCGGAGCTGGTGGAGCTGCCCGACGGCCATAACCGGGTAGACCTGCCGGCCCTGCTGCAACATCTGGGACAACAGCAGGTGACCAGCATTTTGGTGGAGGGCGGCAGTGCTGTGCTGGGAAGCATGTTTGATGCCGGACTGGTAGACAAGGTCATTGTGTTTATCGCGCCCGTTATTATCGGCGGGGCGCAGGCGCTGACCCCGGTCGGCGGCATCGGCGCTGAAACCCTGGCTAAAGCCTGGCGGCTGGAGAAAACCCGCACCAGCCACTTTAACGGCGATACCGCCATTACCGGTTACGTTTTAAAGGAATAG
- the rnpM gene encoding RNase P modulator RnpM encodes MNLISEMITNKKVPQRTCVVCRQVGGKRGLQRFVRTPEGGVSPDSTGKAPGRGAYLCREPACLNGALKGNQLEYVLKVRLGSEDRETLRAAIAEMLKEQSSV; translated from the coding sequence GTGAATTTGATTTCGGAGATGATTACTAACAAAAAGGTTCCACAGCGTACCTGTGTGGTCTGCCGGCAGGTAGGGGGCAAACGGGGTTTACAGCGTTTCGTACGCACCCCGGAAGGCGGCGTGTCGCCGGACAGCACCGGCAAGGCACCGGGCCGGGGCGCCTATCTGTGCCGCGAGCCGGCCTGTCTCAACGGTGCCTTGAAGGGCAATCAACTGGAATACGTCTTAAAGGTGAGACTCGGCAGTGAAGACCGGGAGACACTGAGGGCGGCTATCGCTGAAATGTTAAAGGAGCAATCCAGTGTCTGA
- a CDS encoding bifunctional 3,4-dihydroxy-2-butanone-4-phosphate synthase/GTP cyclohydrolase II: MTLAPIPEIIADIKAGKMVIIVDDEDRENEGDLVVAAEKATPDVINFMAKNGRGLICVSLTGERLDELNIPLMVQDNTAKHYTAFTVSVEARHRVSTGISAADRAETVRALVDPATRPEDLLRPGHTFPLRARDGGVLVRAGHTETSVDLARLAGLYPSGVICEIMDEDGTMARLPKLRELAAEWGLKIGSVEDLIAYRRRNEKLVRRVAEARLPTRYGEFSAIGFKSALETGEHLAMVYGDITDTTEPILVRVHSECLTGDVLGSMRCDCGEQLDLAMKQIAAAGRGVLLYMRQEGRGIGFHNKLSAYALQDQGLDTVEANERLGFGADLRDYGIGAQILADLGLHQIKLMTNNPKKVVGLEGYGLKVVETIPIEIPPNPHNLRYLETKRDKMGHIFKPAAKAEGVDNG, encoded by the coding sequence ATGACACTGGCACCAATACCCGAAATTATCGCCGACATCAAAGCCGGCAAGATGGTCATCATCGTTGATGACGAAGACCGCGAGAACGAAGGCGACCTGGTGGTCGCCGCCGAAAAAGCCACCCCGGATGTCATCAACTTCATGGCTAAAAACGGCCGCGGGCTGATCTGTGTTTCCCTCACCGGGGAGCGTCTGGATGAACTTAATATCCCGCTGATGGTACAGGACAACACCGCCAAACACTACACCGCTTTCACCGTTTCCGTTGAAGCCCGGCACCGGGTCAGCACCGGCATCTCGGCGGCTGACCGGGCGGAAACCGTCAGGGCGCTGGTTGACCCGGCCACCCGTCCGGAAGACCTGTTGCGCCCGGGCCACACCTTCCCCCTTCGGGCCCGCGACGGCGGCGTGCTGGTGCGCGCCGGACACACTGAAACTTCGGTTGACCTGGCCCGCCTCGCCGGTTTGTACCCTTCCGGCGTTATCTGTGAAATCATGGATGAAGACGGCACCATGGCCCGGCTGCCGAAATTACGGGAACTGGCCGCCGAATGGGGCCTGAAAATCGGCAGCGTGGAAGACCTTATCGCCTACCGCCGCCGCAATGAAAAATTAGTCCGCCGGGTGGCTGAAGCCCGGCTGCCGACCCGCTACGGAGAGTTCAGCGCCATCGGCTTCAAGAGCGCCCTGGAAACCGGGGAACATCTGGCGATGGTATACGGCGACATCACCGATACCACCGAGCCGATACTGGTGCGGGTTCACTCCGAATGTCTGACCGGTGACGTGCTGGGCAGCATGCGCTGCGACTGCGGTGAGCAGCTGGATCTGGCGATGAAGCAGATTGCCGCCGCCGGCCGCGGCGTCCTGCTGTACATGCGCCAGGAAGGGCGCGGCATCGGCTTTCACAACAAGCTTAGCGCCTATGCCCTGCAGGATCAGGGGCTGGATACGGTTGAAGCCAATGAACGGCTGGGTTTCGGCGCCGACCTCCGGGATTACGGTATCGGCGCTCAGATACTAGCTGACCTGGGACTGCATCAGATTAAGCTGATGACCAACAACCCCAAAAAAGTCGTCGGACTTGAAGGTTACGGCCTGAAAGTGGTAGAAACTATACCGATTGAAATACCGCCCAATCCCCATAACCTGAGATACCTGGAAACCAAACGGGATAAAATGGGACATATTTTTAAACCGGCCGCAAAGGCTGAAGGAGTGGATAATGGCTAA
- the nusA gene encoding transcription termination factor NusA codes for MKSDFLLAITQLSAEKNLSKEVVLAAVEAALVSAYRKESFTPNQNIQAKIDNQTGRVKVWAEKTVVEKVTDPRIEVTLAEAVKVHPGIQMGEPVLIEDTPHDAGRIAAQTAKQVILQRLHEAESTAIVDEYAGKAGDIVSGMIQRAEPRQVVIDLGRAEAVMPPNEQVHTERYRPGQRLKVYMVEVARTVKGAVVVVSRSHPGLLRRLFEMEIPEIYSGMVEIKGVAREAGARSKVAVSARQSGIDPVGCCVGLRGIRIQNIVSELNGEKIDVISWSADPAVLITNALSPAQVVRVIINEGEKTATAVIPDRQQSLAIGKEGQNVRLAVKLTGWRIDIKSVSQYEAEHPVVVAPPVVEPEPVKEEKPAPKAKEKAAVKAEEKSAEKPAAKPQEKPAEPLPELAPEIMEPVLSVEPEAPAPEPEPVGLKLSLDMAERVSVGESKSGVRFAEDILGRAAENAEKKKRRGGRDSDDRDKRKKKRSGGAGEFDFGDDY; via the coding sequence ATGAAGAGCGACTTTTTGCTCGCTATCACTCAACTCTCCGCAGAGAAAAACCTCTCTAAAGAGGTAGTGCTGGCGGCAGTTGAAGCAGCCCTGGTGTCCGCTTACCGCAAGGAGAGCTTTACCCCTAATCAAAATATCCAGGCCAAAATTGACAATCAGACCGGCCGGGTAAAGGTTTGGGCTGAGAAAACGGTGGTTGAGAAAGTCACCGATCCCCGGATTGAAGTGACGCTGGCTGAGGCGGTTAAAGTCCACCCCGGCATTCAGATGGGTGAGCCGGTGCTGATTGAAGACACGCCGCATGATGCCGGGCGTATTGCCGCCCAGACGGCCAAGCAGGTTATCCTGCAGCGCCTGCACGAGGCTGAAAGCACCGCTATCGTGGATGAATATGCCGGCAAGGCCGGTGATATTGTCTCCGGTATGATCCAGCGGGCGGAACCCCGTCAGGTGGTCATTGACCTGGGGCGGGCCGAAGCGGTCATGCCGCCGAATGAACAGGTGCATACCGAACGTTATCGTCCCGGTCAGCGCCTGAAGGTGTATATGGTGGAAGTAGCCCGGACTGTCAAAGGTGCGGTCGTGGTCGTTTCACGCTCCCACCCGGGCTTGCTGCGGCGGCTGTTTGAAATGGAAATCCCGGAGATTTACTCCGGCATGGTGGAGATAAAAGGGGTGGCCCGCGAAGCCGGCGCCCGTTCCAAAGTGGCCGTGTCTGCCCGGCAGTCCGGTATTGACCCGGTGGGCTGTTGTGTCGGTTTACGCGGTATCCGCATTCAGAATATCGTCAGCGAGCTCAACGGGGAAAAGATTGACGTTATTTCTTGGAGCGCGGATCCGGCCGTCCTGATTACCAATGCCCTCAGCCCGGCGCAGGTGGTGCGGGTTATCATCAATGAAGGTGAGAAAACCGCCACCGCGGTGATCCCGGATCGCCAGCAGAGCCTGGCTATCGGCAAAGAAGGGCAGAATGTCCGCCTGGCGGTGAAACTCACCGGCTGGCGAATTGACATAAAGAGTGTTTCTCAATACGAGGCCGAACACCCCGTGGTAGTCGCGCCGCCGGTGGTGGAACCGGAACCGGTCAAGGAAGAAAAGCCGGCGCCGAAGGCTAAGGAAAAAGCCGCCGTCAAGGCGGAGGAAAAGAGCGCCGAGAAACCGGCGGCCAAGCCGCAGGAGAAGCCCGCTGAACCGCTGCCGGAGCTGGCGCCTGAGATCATGGAACCGGTGCTGAGTGTTGAACCTGAAGCGCCGGCACCCGAACCTGAACCTGTCGGTCTGAAGCTATCTTTGGATATGGCCGAACGGGTATCGGTCGGCGAGAGCAAGTCCGGCGTTCGGTTCGCTGAGGATATCCTCGGTCGGGCTGCGGAAAATGCAGAAAAGAAAAAGCGGCGCGGCGGCCGGGATTCTGATGATAGAGATAAACGTAAGAAAAAGCGCAGCGGCGGCGCCGGTGAATTTGATTTCGGAGATGATTACTAA
- a CDS encoding FmdB family zinc ribbon protein, with amino-acid sequence MPTYEYDCLTCKSRFEVTRKFSETGGGTCPKCGAEGQRIYCAPHLVFKGPGFYVTDSRTEVDPEVAHRKKETEAAAKPADAAGTPAVPEKAAAPAAAEPAKPAGEGV; translated from the coding sequence ATGCCCACCTATGAATATGACTGTCTGACGTGCAAGTCACGCTTTGAGGTAACGCGAAAGTTTTCTGAAACCGGCGGCGGCACCTGTCCGAAATGCGGAGCAGAAGGCCAGCGGATTTATTGTGCGCCGCATCTGGTATTCAAAGGGCCGGGATTCTACGTCACCGACAGCCGGACCGAGGTAGACCCGGAGGTAGCGCACCGCAAGAAGGAAACCGAGGCTGCTGCCAAACCTGCGGACGCCGCCGGCACACCCGCCGTACCCGAAAAAGCCGCCGCGCCGGCGGCCGCGGAACCGGCCAAACCGGCAGGCGAAGGTGTTTAA
- the ribE gene encoding 6,7-dimethyl-8-ribityllumazine synthase: MANFEGSLIGQGLKFAVVVSRFNEFMTGKLLSGAKDAFARHGVNDADVDFAWVPGAFEIPLAAKKLAKSGRYDGVVCLGAVIKGSTPHFDYVAGEVAKGVAAVNLDTGTPVIFGVITADTLEQAIERSGSKMGNKGFDAAVQAIEMANLMKAMG; the protein is encoded by the coding sequence ATGGCTAATTTTGAAGGTTCTCTCATCGGCCAGGGGCTTAAATTCGCGGTGGTCGTCTCACGTTTCAATGAATTCATGACCGGCAAACTGCTGTCCGGGGCTAAAGACGCCTTCGCCCGGCACGGCGTGAACGACGCCGATGTTGATTTCGCCTGGGTGCCCGGCGCTTTTGAAATTCCGCTGGCTGCCAAGAAACTGGCGAAGAGTGGCCGCTATGACGGAGTGGTCTGTCTGGGCGCCGTCATCAAAGGCAGTACCCCTCATTTTGATTACGTCGCCGGCGAAGTAGCCAAGGGTGTGGCCGCGGTGAATCTGGATACCGGCACCCCTGTAATCTTCGGCGTCATCACCGCCGATACGCTGGAACAGGCCATAGAGCGCTCCGGTTCCAAGATGGGTAACAAGGGTTTTGACGCCGCGGTTCAGGCCATTGAAATGGCCAACCTCATGAAGGCCATGGGCTAA
- a CDS encoding Smr/MutS family protein, protein MAKITLDLHDIFNKGAAIDAELNRVINEAVAKRITPVEIIPGKGSGQLKKKVLRFLAQPDIKKLYHRLEKDDKNFGRIFVHFKH, encoded by the coding sequence ATGGCTAAAATTACCCTTGATCTGCATGATATCTTCAACAAAGGCGCCGCTATTGACGCCGAACTCAATCGCGTCATTAACGAGGCCGTCGCCAAACGTATCACCCCGGTAGAGATTATCCCCGGCAAAGGCTCCGGCCAGTTAAAGAAAAAGGTACTGCGCTTTCTGGCCCAGCCGGACATCAAAAAGCTCTACCACCGGCTGGAAAAAGACGACAAGAACTTCGGCCGCATCTTCGTCCATTTCAAACACTAG
- a CDS encoding RidA family protein has protein sequence MTKEIIHSDHAPKAIGPYSQAIKAGNLLFTSGQLPLNPATGEVGGDIAAQTRQVLENLKAVIEAAGGTLADVVKATVFITDLAGFAAMNEVYAQYFSVKPPARSTVEVSGLAKNALVEIEVVAVLG, from the coding sequence ATGACCAAAGAAATAATTCACTCCGACCACGCGCCCAAAGCTATCGGCCCCTATTCTCAGGCGATAAAAGCCGGAAACTTACTGTTCACTTCCGGCCAGTTGCCGCTTAATCCGGCGACGGGTGAAGTCGGCGGCGACATCGCCGCCCAGACCCGGCAGGTGCTGGAAAACCTTAAAGCCGTCATTGAGGCCGCCGGCGGGACGCTGGCTGACGTGGTCAAGGCCACCGTCTTTATCACTGATCTGGCGGGTTTTGCCGCCATGAATGAGGTCTACGCCCAGTATTTCAGCGTCAAACCGCCGGCCCGCAGCACCGTAGAGGTGTCGGGCCTGGCGAAAAATGCCCTGGTGGAGATAGAAGTGGTGGCGGTACTGGGCTAG
- a CDS encoding riboflavin synthase has protein sequence MFSGIVEETGIITTTSGDSLSIQGEVIFADLKPGDSVAVNGVCLTVKEMKQPFFTVNVMPETLKRTNLGELKPGHRVNLERAMTLSSRLGGHLVQGHVDATGTVKAIAWEGDAELLTLAAPAELMRYVVDKGFIAVDGLSLTAINVTDESFTVSLVAFSRQHTTIAERKPGDRLNLEADIIAKYTERFTTRRESRITPSFLAEHGFTS, from the coding sequence GTGTTCAGCGGCATCGTAGAAGAAACCGGCATCATCACCACCACCAGCGGCGACTCCCTGTCCATCCAGGGAGAGGTGATATTTGCCGACCTCAAACCCGGTGACTCAGTAGCTGTCAACGGGGTCTGTCTGACCGTCAAAGAGATGAAGCAGCCCTTCTTCACCGTCAATGTCATGCCGGAAACCCTCAAACGCACCAATCTCGGTGAACTCAAGCCCGGCCACCGGGTCAATCTGGAGCGGGCCATGACCCTGTCTTCCCGTCTGGGCGGGCACCTGGTGCAAGGCCATGTGGATGCCACCGGTACGGTGAAGGCGATCGCCTGGGAAGGCGACGCCGAACTGCTGACGCTGGCTGCCCCGGCGGAGCTGATGCGTTATGTGGTGGATAAGGGCTTTATCGCCGTAGACGGCCTCAGCCTGACCGCCATAAACGTCACTGATGAAAGCTTTACCGTGTCGCTGGTAGCTTTCAGCCGGCAACACACCACCATCGCCGAACGGAAACCCGGCGACCGGCTCAATCTGGAAGCTGATATCATCGCCAAATACACCGAACGTTTTACCACCCGACGGGAAAGCCGCATCACCCCGTCGTTCCTGGCCGAACACGGTTTTACTTCGTAA
- a CDS encoding DUF502 domain-containing protein — protein sequence MFNKHGRWLTGNIKKEFTSGMLFLIPILASILILIWVFTTIDGILQPLITIIFGQQIMGLGILSTLLLIWGVGLVLHNGLGRAMLKRLDQGMERVPLYSQIYTGAKQVMDSLGGVRRTAFKETVLVDFPRAGMKALAFITNEMVDENGEKIYVVYVPTSPLPTSGFLQLLRENQICRPDLAVDCAMRMIVSGGMVTPDKCQGFGLADGYRSVTDNGELSEIPSGAIPVNISPDGKLKTMSYKLGVK from the coding sequence ATGTTCAATAAACACGGACGGTGGCTGACAGGAAACATCAAAAAAGAGTTTACATCCGGTATGCTCTTTCTGATTCCGATTCTGGCTTCCATATTAATTCTTATCTGGGTCTTCACCACGATAGATGGCATCCTGCAACCCCTCATAACCATTATCTTCGGTCAGCAAATCATGGGCCTGGGTATATTGAGTACGCTGCTCTTGATCTGGGGGGTCGGACTGGTTCTGCACAATGGACTAGGGCGAGCCATGTTAAAAAGGCTGGACCAGGGGATGGAACGCGTTCCCCTCTATTCCCAAATTTATACAGGTGCCAAGCAGGTAATGGATTCGCTGGGCGGCGTCAGGAGGACCGCCTTCAAAGAAACGGTGTTGGTAGACTTTCCACGTGCCGGGATGAAGGCCTTGGCTTTTATCACCAACGAGATGGTCGACGAAAATGGCGAGAAGATTTATGTCGTCTATGTGCCGACTTCCCCGCTACCGACATCCGGCTTCCTGCAGTTGCTTAGGGAAAACCAAATTTGTCGTCCGGACCTGGCGGTGGATTGCGCTATGCGAATGATAGTTTCCGGCGGCATGGTCACCCCGGATAAGTGCCAGGGATTCGGCCTGGCTGATGGTTATCGCTCCGTCACTGATAACGGTGAGCTTTCGGAAATTCCTTCCGGCGCTATCCCGGTTAACATCAGCCCGGACGGAAAACTTAAAACAATGTCATATAAGCTGGGAGTAAAATAA